The genome window CCCACGGGGCCAGGAGGCACGAGAGTGCTCGAAGTTAATGAGGGGCTGCAGGTCCCAGGAGCAAGGAGTGAAAGCGTGAGTCGAATCCTTATCGTTGAGGACGAGGAGTCTTTCAGCGACCCCCTGTCCTACTTGCTGGGCAAGGAGGGGTTTGACGCCGTCGTCGTCGATAACGGTCTTGATGCGCTCACGGAGTTCGACCGCGCGGGCGCCGACCTGGTGCTGCTCGATCTACAGTTGCCCGGTCTTTCGGGAACCGAGGTGTGCCGGCAGTTGCGTCAGCGTTCCGCGGTGCCGGTGATCATGCTGACGGCGAAGGATTCGGAGATCGACAAGGTGGTGGGCCTCGAGCTCGGCGCCGATGACTACGTGACCAAACCGTACTCCTCAAGGGAGCTCGTGGCCCGCGTACGCGCTGTCCTCCGCAGGCAGGGCGAACCGGAAGAACTGGTCTCAAGCACGGTAGCGGCTGGTCCGGTCCGTATGGACGTCGAACGCCATGTGGTGAGTGTCAACGGTGAGCAGGTTTCGCTTCCGCTCAAGGAGTTCGAACTGCTGGAGATGCTGCTGCGCAACTCGGGCCGAGTCCTCACCCGCGGGCAGCTCATCGACAGGGTTTGGGGATCGGACTATGTCGGCGACACCAAGACGCTTGATGTTCACGTGAAGCGCCTGCGCGGAAAGATCGAGCCGGACCCCTCGGCGCCGCGGCACCTCGTGACCGTGCGCGGGCTTGGGTACAAGTACGAGCCCTGACAGGCGGCCCCTGATAGGGGTAAGCGAGGGGCCGCCGGGGTAAGCAAAAGGCCGCCGCACTGGTTTTGGAACCTGCGCGGCGGCCTTTCTCATGCGTTGGTCTTGTTAGTGCCCAGCTTCTTCCGCGCCTGCCCCTTCCGAGGGCGAGGGCGAAGGTGAAGGCTCGGGGGTGAAGCCGCCGGGAACGTACTCGCGGTACTCCTCGAGGGTTCCGTCCAGCACAGGCACTCGGAAGGTGGCGTTCTCTGAGTTCACGCTGAACTCGAGGTCCACGAGTGAGCCGGGGATCTCGCTGATTCCAGCCAGCGTGCTGTCGTCGCCCGTCTCCTCTTCGAAGACGTACTTGTCATTCGCGTCGATGGTGATCTGCGCGTCCTCGTTCTCCCCGCTGATGGTCACCTGAACAGGGGAGTCGGATTCGTTGAAGAGCGTGCCTAGGAGTGCGCCCGGCTCGCCCTCGTCGGAGGTGACGATAAGGATGTTGCGCAGCAGTACCGGCCCGACCTGCTCCACGATCCCGTCGGAGGCGGAGTACTCAAGGGTGGTGGCCTGCAGGCTTGTCGCTGAGCAGCCGGTTGCTCCAAGGAGGGCCAGCACAGCAGTTCCGGCTACTGCCAGCTGTACTCGGTTCTTCGGGGCACTCTTCACGGCAATGACTCCTGGGGTAGCTGGTCTGGTGATAGCTGGTCTTCGGTAGCGGAGCCGGGCACCTAGTCATGGGACCCAAGCACATCGCCGAGCACAAGCCTATCGGCATCCAGGCCGTTTAACGGACTTCGTAACGCGCCCCACACCCGCGCGAAGCATCAAATTCACCCTGCGTCAAGAGCGGAATGATAGCCAATTGATCGGCGTTCGGCCCGCTGACCTGCGAAAACGCGTAATGGGCGTGTCGTTTTCGTGATAAACTCGTCTGCGGGAAAGGGGAATATCCACATGGTTTTTGAGGTCGGCGAAACAGTTGTTTACCCTCACCACGGCGCAGCCAAGATCGAAGAGATCAAGATGCGCGTTATCAAGGGCGAAGAGAAGATGTATCTCAAGCTCAAGGTGGCTCAGGGTGATCTGACCATTGAAGTGCCAGCAGAGAACGTTGACCTCGTTGGGGTACGCGATGTTGTGGGCAAGGAGGGCCTTGAGCACGTATTCGACGTTCTCCGGGCCGAATTCACCGAAGAGCCCACCAACTGGTCGCGCCGCTACAAGGCCAACCTGGAAAAGCTTGCTTCCGGTGACGTCATCAAGGTAGCCGAAGTGGTTCGGGACCTGTGGCGCAGGGATCACGACCGCGGGTTGTCCGCCGGAGAGAAGCGCATGCTTGCCAAGGCGCGTCAGATCCTTATCTCGGAACTCGCTCTCGCTGAGAAGACAGACGAGGAAAAGGCAGCCACCGTACTCGACGAGGTACTCGCCTCGTAGGAAGCAAAAGGACCGCAAACAGCGGTCCTTTTCCTTTTTCGGGCCAGGAAGTGCTCGGCTTCCGGAAGTGGTCGCGTGAGTTTGGCGGCAGGCAGCTTCACGTAGGGTGATGCTGTGTCTGTAGATCCTTCACGCGTTGGTGTCATCGTTGTTGCCGCGGGAGCCGGTGAGCGCCTTGGCCGCGGCATTCCGAAGGCGCTCGTCCGCTGTGCGGGTCGTACTCTGCTGGAACATGCCCTCGATGGTCTGCTCGCCTCTGGGGCAGCCGAGCATGTTCGCGTTGTAGTACCTCGTGGTGATACTGAGCTGCGCGCCATCCTGGCGGCCGGGCCTGCGCGGTATCAGCGGGTCGAAGCGGTCGACGGCGGCGCAAGCCGGCCGGAATCCGTGCACGCCGGTCTAGACGCACTGCCGGACCACGTGGACATCGCGCTTGTTCACGACGCCGCCCGGGCGCTTACTCCGCCGTCCGTGTTCCAGGCGGTGGCGCGAACCGTGGCAGAGGGGGCAGCCGCCGTCGTACCCGCAATTCCGGTCTCCGACACCATCAAGGTCGTGGAGGGAAACAGGGTGACGGCAACACCGGACCGTGCGTCGTTGCGAGCTATCCAGACTCCACAGGGTTTTGATGCGCAGACGCTGCGCCGCGCCCACGCCGAGCAGGACAGGTATGGCGTGATTACCGACGACGCAATGCTGGTCGAGTCAATGGGCATTCCGGTAACGGTCACCGAGGGTGATCCGCTCGCATTCAAGGTGACCATGCCTCACGACCTGATGCTCGCCGAGGCCCTCGTCCGGCAGGCACAGGAAGTGCAGGCTGAGGCAGTGCAAGCAGGCAATCCAGCACAGGAACCAGCAGAGGATGCAGCCAAATGACCAGCTCGTTT of Arthrobacter sp. JZ12 contains these proteins:
- a CDS encoding CarD family transcriptional regulator; the encoded protein is MVFEVGETVVYPHHGAAKIEEIKMRVIKGEEKMYLKLKVAQGDLTIEVPAENVDLVGVRDVVGKEGLEHVFDVLRAEFTEEPTNWSRRYKANLEKLASGDVIKVAEVVRDLWRRDHDRGLSAGEKRMLAKARQILISELALAEKTDEEKAATVLDEVLAS
- a CDS encoding response regulator transcription factor, yielding MSRILIVEDEESFSDPLSYLLGKEGFDAVVVDNGLDALTEFDRAGADLVLLDLQLPGLSGTEVCRQLRQRSAVPVIMLTAKDSEIDKVVGLELGADDYVTKPYSSRELVARVRAVLRRQGEPEELVSSTVAAGPVRMDVERHVVSVNGEQVSLPLKEFELLEMLLRNSGRVLTRGQLIDRVWGSDYVGDTKTLDVHVKRLRGKIEPDPSAPRHLVTVRGLGYKYEP
- the ispD gene encoding 2-C-methyl-D-erythritol 4-phosphate cytidylyltransferase, whose protein sequence is MSVDPSRVGVIVVAAGAGERLGRGIPKALVRCAGRTLLEHALDGLLASGAAEHVRVVVPRGDTELRAILAAGPARYQRVEAVDGGASRPESVHAGLDALPDHVDIALVHDAARALTPPSVFQAVARTVAEGAAAVVPAIPVSDTIKVVEGNRVTATPDRASLRAIQTPQGFDAQTLRRAHAEQDRYGVITDDAMLVESMGIPVTVTEGDPLAFKVTMPHDLMLAEALVRQAQEVQAEAVQAGNPAQEPAEDAAK